Sequence from the Enhydrobacter sp. genome:
AAGGGCGTCGAGCATTTCGGGCGCACAGGTGAAGAAGCGGTCAGACTGCACGTAGTCGACGGCCAAGGCGCGCATGCGCGCGCTGATGTCGACCCCGAGGACTTGGCAGCCATGTCGCCCTATGAGCTCGCGAGCGAGGCGATCTATTCCGCAGCCATAGTCGATGGGGAGCGTGTCGCGCCTGACATCGACAGCACCGCCGATCAGGTCGGCAACGTAGGGCGTTTCGGTCGTCCAGCGTTCGTCGGTCGTCGACCCTTCCGCCGTGAGGATGATCTGTCGTGCGTACTCCATGTCGGGCGCATCGAAGATCTCGGGATGGTTAAGTAGCTTGATTGGACACGAGTCCCCCCTTGATCGTCGAATACTACCCGCCCCGGCCCGACGGGTCCGCGATATTCGCTCTCGCGAGGTTTAGCTGTGAAGATCCATCGCCCAGTCGGTCGTGCCTGGATCCCAGCCCCATTGATCGTGCAGTATGACGACGAGTGGATTGCCGCCTTCGCTTTCGGCAATGTTGAGCGGTGCGCATGCGAAATCGTCCAGCGGGACTTCGCATGTCGGCAGGATGACGCCATCGACGATCGCGTCGAGTTCGACGAGCGGATCGTTGTCGGCGGCCGGGAGATCGATTGCGATAGTGGAACTCGGCGCCGCCAATATGTGAACTGTGCCCGACTCGCCGAACAGGCAGTCGAGGGCAATGCCATGATCGGTCTGGTCCAGGCCGGCGTCACCCCACTTGCCGTCGGGCGTCACGTAGATCGGAAGGTCACTGCGATCGAACAAGACCAGTTCGGGAGCAACCAGAAAGCAAGGTTCGAATGGCGAGCTGTCGGAGG
This genomic interval carries:
- a CDS encoding class I SAM-dependent methyltransferase, with product MEYARQIILTAEGSTTDERWTTETPYVADLIGGAVDVRRDTLPIDYGCGIDRLARELIGRHGCQVLGVDISARMRALAVDYVQSDRFFTCAPEMLDALVARGLRADAAISI